A part of Arachis hypogaea cultivar Tifrunner chromosome 12, arahy.Tifrunner.gnm2.J5K5, whole genome shotgun sequence genomic DNA contains:
- the LOC112730349 gene encoding uncharacterized protein, which translates to MADNSPEDGHATIDSEQENLNTGNNDAELERQREAKKNLREEIERRKELEEKLLKLESSLKSQNSRNYREDSPLGGEDPFSEDIMREKIPRNFKSPNMDLYDGTTDPKHHLSNFKSRMYLADASDATRCKAFPTTLTKAAMKWFDGLPPRSVTSFDDLSHKFLMRFSIQKDKVKHTPSLLGVKQEAGEPLRDYMERFNKACLEIQDLPTETVIMGLVNGLREGSFSQSISKRHPTSLSDVQERAEKYINMEKNARLREPNWRPGHSHSLEEKEREPKKKEEIGLERPRRYHSYTPLKVSLVDVYREICHTERLPPPRPIKNKKGGGSRDDYCEYHKMYGHSRNDCDDLKNVIEKLAREDRLDRYLMERSDNQGKRKRDDGDRRDPPSQTPERHIHMISGGFAGGGLTKSSRKRHLKRVYSLPTSQLFHSPKKMGKG; encoded by the exons ATGGCGGACAATTCACCTGAAGATGGCCACGCCACGATTGATTCAGAACAAGAAAATCTGAACACCGGAAATAATGACGCG GAATTAGAACGACAACGAGAGGCAAAGAAGAATTTGAGGGAGGAGATAGAGCGACGAAAGGAGTTAGAAGAAAAACTCCTGAAATTAGAATCTTCCCTTAAAAGTCAGAACTCTCGCAATTACCGAGAAGATTCGCCCTTGGGAGGAGAGGACCCGTTCAGTGAAGATATAATGAGAGAAAAAAttccaaggaacttcaaaagtcctaacatggacctctatgatggGACCACGGATCCAAAACATCATCTGAGcaattttaaaagtcggatgtatttgGCCGACGCTTCTGACGCCactcgctgcaaagctttcccgactacTTTGACAAaagcggcgatgaagtggttcgacggTCTTCCCCCAAGGTCGGTAACTAGCTTCGACGACCTTTCGCACAAATTCCTGATGCGGTTCTCCATTCAGAAGGACAAAGTAAAGCAcacaccgagcctcctgggagtaAAGCAGGAGGCAGGAGAACCTTTAAgagactacatggaaaggttcaataaagcgtGCCTGGAGATCCAGGACCTGCCCACAGAAACAGTAATAATGGGCCTAGTAAATGGACTCAGGGAAGGCTCTTTCtcccagtccatatcaaaaaggcacccgACCTCCTTGagcgatgtacaggaaagagccgagaagtacatcaacatggagaaaaatgcTAGATTGCGAGAGCCAAACTGGCGACCAGGACACTCACACTCTctggaagagaaagaaagagaacccaaaaagaaggaggagatcgGCCTCGAAAGGCCAAGgagatatcactcttatactcctctaaaagttTCCCTAGTTGATGTATACAGGGAAATCTGCCATACCGAAAGACTACCACCCCCTAGgcccatcaaaaataaaaaggggggGGGGAGCCGCGACGATTattgtgagtaccataagatgtATGGTCACTCGAGGAACGATTGCGACGACCTTAAAAACGTGATAGAAAAGTTGGCCAGGGAGGATcgacttgacagatatctcatggaaaggtcggacaatcaAGGCAAAAGAAAGCGGGATGACGGGGACCGAAGAGACCCACCATCACAAACCCCAGaaagacatatacatatgatctcaggGGGATTTGcaggagggggactcaccaagtcatctcgcaaaagacacctaaaGCGAGTCTACTCGCTCCCGACCTCCCAACTATttcattcaccaaagaagatgggcaaggggtaa